The Elusimicrobiota bacterium genome includes a region encoding these proteins:
- a CDS encoding ABC transporter ATP-binding protein — protein MSADRRSLDRLLTYVRPHRVRLLQAVVVMVGMAALNGTLVRVLGPITNSLFIDSDPVKLKRVALMIPAIFFLKLIFQYTQSYLMSWLGQRITQEIREDLFTHLHALPMDFFWKSKAGEVLAKLTNDMTALQSALQFVPLYAIRDSLTIVFVLIIMITTNPKFALVALIVIPVAGGVLGVLGRKLRSSGRRGQEVMGEIYHRFQESLQGMLVVKSFNYEKGSIAKFRVENDEFFHQMMRYFRATALSGPLMEFLGSLIMAAIVWLGGSAIGAGRMTASQFAVFIGSFFMAYGPIKNLAQMNSTLQLGLAAAERIFSILDESPSVVEPRHPLPFPALTQGVVFENVSFKYPSRELWALKDVSLTIKPGEVVALAGPSGSGKTTFVHLLLRLFDPTEGRILIDGIDLKDMSSHELRARLGLVSQETILFNDTVFGNVAIGREGASRADVEKALAVADASEFVGAMKQGLDTPLGDRGARLSGGQRQRLAIARAVLKDPKLLILDEATSNLDAGSERSVQNAMERLYPGRTVVMIAHRLSTVQKADRIVVMRHGRIEEMGSHGELMAKNGVYATLTRYQQLEASEA, from the coding sequence GTGAGCGCGGACAGGAGGTCGCTCGACCGCCTCCTGACCTACGTCAGGCCGCACCGCGTCCGCCTGCTCCAGGCCGTCGTCGTCATGGTCGGCATGGCCGCGCTCAACGGCACCCTCGTGCGGGTCCTCGGGCCCATCACGAACAGCCTGTTCATCGACTCCGACCCGGTGAAGCTCAAGCGGGTCGCGCTGATGATCCCGGCGATCTTCTTCCTCAAGCTCATATTCCAATACACGCAGAGCTACCTGATGAGCTGGCTCGGGCAGAGGATCACCCAGGAGATCCGCGAGGACCTGTTCACGCACCTGCACGCCCTCCCGATGGACTTCTTCTGGAAATCCAAGGCGGGCGAGGTCCTGGCGAAGCTCACCAACGACATGACCGCCCTGCAGTCGGCGCTGCAGTTCGTCCCGCTGTACGCGATCCGGGACTCCCTGACCATCGTCTTCGTCCTGATCATCATGATCACGACCAACCCGAAGTTCGCGCTGGTCGCCTTGATCGTCATCCCGGTCGCGGGCGGCGTGCTGGGCGTGCTGGGCCGCAAGCTGCGCTCCTCCGGGCGCCGCGGCCAGGAGGTGATGGGGGAGATCTACCACCGCTTCCAGGAGAGCCTGCAGGGCATGCTCGTCGTGAAGTCGTTCAACTACGAGAAGGGCTCGATCGCGAAGTTCCGCGTGGAGAACGACGAGTTCTTCCACCAGATGATGCGCTACTTCAGAGCGACCGCGCTGTCGGGGCCGCTGATGGAGTTCCTCGGCTCGCTCATCATGGCCGCCATCGTCTGGCTCGGCGGCTCCGCCATCGGCGCGGGCCGCATGACCGCGTCGCAGTTCGCGGTCTTCATCGGCTCATTCTTCATGGCTTACGGACCGATCAAGAACCTCGCCCAGATGAACTCGACCCTCCAGCTCGGCCTGGCCGCCGCGGAGCGCATCTTCTCGATCTTGGACGAGAGTCCGTCCGTCGTCGAGCCGCGCCATCCGCTGCCTTTCCCCGCGCTCACGCAAGGCGTGGTGTTCGAGAACGTGTCCTTCAAATATCCGTCCCGCGAGCTCTGGGCGCTGAAAGACGTTTCCCTCACGATCAAACCGGGCGAGGTCGTCGCGTTGGCCGGTCCGTCGGGTTCCGGAAAAACGACGTTCGTTCATCTGCTCCTGCGTCTGTTCGATCCGACCGAAGGTCGCATCCTCATCGACGGCATCGACCTCAAAGACATGTCCTCTCACGAACTGCGCGCGCGGCTGGGCCTCGTCTCCCAGGAGACGATCCTCTTCAACGACACCGTGTTCGGCAACGTCGCCATCGGCCGCGAGGGCGCCAGCCGCGCCGACGTGGAGAAGGCCCTCGCCGTGGCCGACGCCTCCGAGTTCGTCGGCGCGATGAAGCAGGGCCTCGACACGCCGCTCGGGGACCGCGGCGCGCGTCTCTCCGGCGGCCAGCGCCAGCGCCTGGCCATCGCCCGCGCCGTCCTCAAGGACCCGAAGCTGCTCATCCTCGACGAGGCGACCTCGAACCTCGACGCGGGCAGCGAGCGCTCCGTGCAGAACGCCATGGAGCGCCTCTATCCCGGCCGCACCGTCGTCATGATCGCCCACCGCCTGTCCACCGTGCAGAAGGCCGACCGCATCGTCGTCATGCGCCACGGGCGCATCGAGGAGATGGGGAGCCACGGCGAGCTGATGGCCAAGAACGGCGTCTACGCCACCTTGACCCGCTACCAGCAGCTCGAGGCGTCGGAGGCGTAG
- a CDS encoding HAD-IA family hydrolase, with protein MKAVIFDMDGVIVDSEAQWKAVEAEFFRETVSGWKAADNDRITGLGVEDLHRFLVKEYDFSMGKVEFLAHCDVSATKVYRDRVDCSEGFLELARHLKHKGVRTAIASSSPERWIKIVVERFELTPLLDAIVSADDVGGKTKPLPDIYLEAAARLDLPPGECLAIEDSSIGLLAAKRAGMKVAAFRTEHNEGQDMSGADFELGSFAGLNYERLISHLRR; from the coding sequence ATGAAAGCCGTCATCTTCGACATGGACGGCGTCATCGTCGACTCCGAGGCGCAGTGGAAGGCCGTCGAGGCGGAGTTCTTCCGGGAGACGGTGTCCGGCTGGAAGGCGGCCGACAATGACCGCATCACCGGCCTCGGCGTCGAGGACCTGCACCGCTTCCTCGTCAAGGAATACGACTTCTCGATGGGCAAGGTCGAGTTCCTGGCCCACTGCGACGTCTCCGCGACGAAGGTCTACCGGGACCGCGTGGACTGCTCCGAGGGCTTCCTCGAGCTGGCGCGGCACCTGAAGCACAAGGGCGTGCGCACGGCGATCGCCTCGTCCTCCCCGGAGCGCTGGATCAAGATCGTCGTCGAGCGCTTCGAGCTGACGCCGCTGCTCGACGCCATCGTCTCGGCCGACGACGTGGGGGGGAAGACCAAGCCGCTCCCCGACATCTACCTCGAGGCGGCCGCCCGCCTCGACCTGCCTCCGGGAGAGTGCCTCGCCATCGAGGACTCCTCCATCGGCCTGCTCGCCGCCAAGCGCGCCGGCATGAAGGTCGCCGCCTTCCGCACCGAGCACAACGAGGGCCAGGACATGTCCGGCGCCGACTTCGAGCTGGGCAGCTTCGCCGGCCTCAACTACGAGCGCTTGATCTCGCATCTGCGCCGTTGA
- a CDS encoding glycerol kinase: protein MKTRDLLLALDQGSSSSRAVLFDLKGRIVSLAQRPVRTKRPKAGWVEHDPLELAKTLESALDAVLSRLGPKDRVLAAGLAVQRSTVVFCEKGSFKPAASAPSWMDGRAAEFVAPLQERQGEVHGLSGLYATPYYSAPKIRWFLDRAPKVRALADAGRLLCAPVSTFIAARLTKGAVVAADPTCAQRMLLMNLDTAAWDPALLALFGLSAELLPSIRSSAGDWGVIERKGRKIPLLAAVGDQQSAAIGLGAANEGDAVANYGTGAFLLRHTGPRPERAPGLLASAAATVGGLRGYYLEGTVHAAGTSFEWLKDNLGLMKDAKAVDEAFKKSKRRVLMLPAIGGLGAPRWDYKTKTAFFGLDSQTTKHDLVRATAEGLCMLLADAAAVMTASGSPVTRARVAGGLSRADAMMSFQADALGATLERRKEVEATALGAAILAAKAAGLPDPERMADARVEKTFAPKSEEGARAKRRAEWTSFVESTQRLSREVVL from the coding sequence ATGAAGACCCGCGACCTTCTCCTCGCTCTGGACCAGGGCTCCTCTTCCTCGCGCGCCGTGCTCTTCGACCTGAAGGGCAGGATCGTCTCCCTCGCGCAGCGCCCCGTGCGCACGAAACGGCCGAAGGCCGGCTGGGTCGAGCACGACCCTCTCGAGCTCGCCAAGACCTTGGAATCGGCCCTCGACGCGGTCCTCTCCAGGCTCGGCCCCAAGGACCGCGTGCTCGCCGCCGGCCTCGCGGTTCAGCGCTCGACCGTCGTTTTCTGCGAGAAAGGGAGCTTCAAGCCCGCCGCGTCCGCCCCATCCTGGATGGACGGCCGCGCCGCGGAGTTCGTCGCGCCGCTCCAGGAGCGCCAAGGCGAGGTGCACGGCCTGTCCGGTTTGTACGCGACTCCTTATTATTCCGCCCCCAAGATCCGCTGGTTCCTCGACCGCGCCCCCAAGGTCCGTGCGCTGGCCGACGCGGGCCGCCTGCTGTGCGCGCCGGTCTCCACCTTCATCGCCGCCCGCCTGACGAAGGGCGCGGTCGTCGCGGCCGACCCCACCTGCGCCCAGCGCATGCTCCTGATGAACCTGGACACGGCGGCCTGGGACCCGGCCCTTCTCGCCTTGTTCGGCCTGTCGGCCGAGCTGCTCCCCTCCATCCGCTCGTCGGCGGGGGACTGGGGCGTCATCGAGCGCAAAGGCCGCAAGATACCGCTGCTGGCCGCGGTCGGCGACCAGCAGTCGGCCGCGATCGGCCTCGGCGCGGCCAACGAGGGCGACGCGGTGGCCAACTACGGCACCGGCGCCTTCCTCTTGCGCCACACCGGCCCGCGCCCCGAGCGCGCGCCCGGCCTGCTCGCCTCGGCGGCGGCCACCGTCGGCGGCCTGCGCGGCTACTATCTCGAGGGCACCGTCCACGCGGCCGGCACCTCGTTCGAGTGGCTCAAGGACAACCTGGGGCTGATGAAGGACGCCAAGGCCGTCGACGAGGCCTTTAAAAAATCAAAGCGGCGCGTGCTGATGCTGCCCGCGATCGGCGGGCTCGGCGCGCCTAGATGGGACTACAAGACCAAGACGGCTTTCTTCGGACTCGACTCGCAGACGACCAAGCATGACCTCGTCCGCGCCACCGCGGAAGGGCTGTGCATGCTCCTCGCCGACGCGGCCGCGGTGATGACGGCCTCCGGCTCGCCGGTGACCCGCGCGCGCGTCGCCGGCGGCCTGTCGCGCGCGGACGCGATGATGAGCTTCCAGGCCGACGCGCTGGGCGCGACACTCGAGCGCCGCAAGGAGGTCGAGGCGACGGCCCTCGGGGCCGCGATCCTCGCCGCGAAGGCGGCGGGCCTGCCCGACCCCGAGCGCATGGCCGACGCGCGCGTGGAGAAGACGTTCGCGCCGAAGTCCGAGGAGGGCGCGCGCGCCAAGCGCCGCGCGGAGTGGACGAGCTTCGTCGAGTCGACCCAGCGCCTCAGCCGCGAAGTCGTGCTATAA
- a CDS encoding PD-(D/E)XK nuclease family protein, whose amino-acid sequence MNLPRPLSHSSITLYNECPQKYKFKYVDKIPEKPKHFFSYGQSVHLALEYFYGPKEAKAPSLEDLLKHFREIWVNTGYRDENHEAELFEEGRQLLARFHDKHAKSFHVPFSVEYNFNFEYEGVPLTGKVDRIDKLPDGRLSILDYKTGKKLAAGRLDIDAQLTMYQFACESQLGAEVGELIFYHLPTLKEHRTVRRGAPLVKELTKRIVDTAEGITKERFDPKPTENACRWCDYKPLCPIYKDQYAGMPAVAAKPSGEPELAALVDKYGDALAKVEAAKAEAAAAAKELAAALKKKNYVRAFGERFEVASSPVLRWEFQDKKKVLEMLKTAGLYEKVLAPSAPLVNKLLEDKAVDADLRSRLAELGERVESTDLKLKGL is encoded by the coding sequence ATGAACCTCCCCCGCCCCCTGTCCCACTCGTCGATCACGCTCTACAACGAGTGCCCGCAGAAGTACAAGTTCAAGTACGTCGACAAGATCCCGGAGAAGCCCAAGCACTTCTTCTCTTATGGACAAAGCGTCCATCTGGCGCTCGAGTACTTCTACGGCCCGAAGGAGGCCAAGGCCCCGAGCCTCGAGGACCTGCTGAAGCACTTCCGCGAGATCTGGGTGAACACCGGCTATCGCGACGAGAACCACGAGGCGGAGCTGTTCGAGGAAGGCCGCCAGCTCCTCGCCCGTTTTCACGACAAGCACGCGAAGTCGTTCCACGTCCCGTTCTCGGTCGAGTACAACTTTAATTTTGAATACGAGGGCGTGCCCCTGACCGGCAAGGTCGACCGCATCGACAAGCTCCCGGACGGGCGCCTGTCGATCCTCGATTATAAGACCGGCAAGAAGCTCGCCGCCGGGCGTCTGGACATCGACGCCCAGCTCACCATGTACCAGTTCGCCTGCGAGAGCCAGCTCGGCGCCGAAGTCGGCGAGCTCATTTTTTATCATCTCCCCACTCTCAAAGAACACCGCACCGTGCGCCGCGGCGCCCCGCTGGTCAAGGAGCTGACCAAACGCATCGTGGACACCGCCGAGGGCATCACGAAGGAGCGCTTCGACCCGAAGCCGACCGAGAACGCCTGCCGCTGGTGCGACTACAAGCCGTTGTGCCCGATCTACAAGGACCAGTACGCGGGCATGCCCGCCGTCGCCGCGAAGCCCTCCGGCGAGCCGGAGCTGGCCGCGCTCGTCGACAAGTACGGCGACGCCCTGGCCAAGGTCGAGGCGGCCAAGGCCGAGGCCGCCGCCGCCGCCAAGGAGCTGGCCGCCGCGCTCAAGAAGAAGAACTACGTCCGCGCCTTCGGCGAGCGCTTCGAGGTCGCCTCCTCCCCTGTCCTGAGGTGGGAGTTCCAGGACAAGAAGAAGGTCCTCGAGATGCTGAAGACGGCGGGCCTGTACGAGAAGGTCCTCGCGCCCTCGGCGCCCCTCGTCAACAAGCTCCTCGAGGACAAGGCCGTGGACGCGGACCTGCGCTCGCGCCTGGCCGAGCTCGGCGAGCGCGTCGAATCGACGGATCTCAAGCTTAAGGGCCTGTGA
- a CDS encoding tetratricopeptide repeat protein translates to MNPLRIAALAATALLAGCDTYHYLSGTLQEDARRPVQAVKQYEKFLASRPKDPRACEVRLRAAELYRTVFGRCGEARAHYEAAARDFPKLTACLERAKTGLLRCPDYFPTDAGRTWVYVDSASRGQAMRLEWEARASSGSVGSISSALYAGDKRILTKTEYYQKADWAVWRVDKDGREAILRYPYNEAQSWSAKRGKSKVEYLVVSASTTVTAAAGTFSGCLKIREKDSAFKGSWRYDYYCPGVGRVKTTIGGPGFENPNTELSRFDGDLVK, encoded by the coding sequence ATGAACCCCCTCCGGATCGCCGCCCTCGCCGCCACCGCTCTCCTCGCGGGCTGCGACACCTATCACTACCTCTCGGGCACGCTCCAGGAGGACGCGCGGCGCCCGGTGCAGGCCGTGAAGCAGTACGAGAAGTTCCTGGCCTCGCGCCCGAAGGACCCGCGCGCGTGCGAGGTGCGCCTGCGCGCGGCGGAACTGTACCGGACCGTGTTCGGCCGCTGCGGCGAGGCTCGCGCCCATTACGAGGCCGCCGCCCGCGATTTCCCGAAGCTGACCGCCTGTCTCGAGCGCGCCAAGACCGGCCTCCTGCGCTGCCCCGACTATTTCCCCACCGACGCCGGCCGGACCTGGGTGTACGTGGACAGCGCCAGCCGCGGTCAGGCGATGCGCCTCGAGTGGGAGGCGCGGGCGTCCTCCGGCTCGGTCGGCTCCATCTCGTCGGCGCTGTACGCCGGCGACAAGCGCATCCTGACGAAGACCGAGTATTACCAGAAGGCCGACTGGGCGGTCTGGCGCGTGGACAAGGACGGCCGCGAGGCGATCCTGCGCTATCCGTACAACGAGGCGCAGTCCTGGAGCGCCAAGCGCGGCAAGTCGAAGGTCGAGTACCTCGTCGTCTCCGCCTCGACCACGGTCACTGCCGCCGCCGGGACCTTCAGCGGCTGCCTCAAGATCCGGGAGAAGGACAGCGCCTTCAAGGGCTCCTGGCGCTACGACTACTACTGCCCGGGCGTCGGCCGGGTGAAGACGACGATCGGCGGCCCCGGCTTCGAGAACCCGAACACCGAACTCAGCCGCTTCGACGGGGATTTGGTAAAATAG
- the radC gene encoding DNA repair protein RadC, giving the protein MDQEHPRAKLARRGPEALTDAELVSVILSVTARRAESIVKEGGGRGREAALEEYAKRRRAFDPRPVVDGARAAAGLVPSEARCARKEHFLVLCLNARRQLLRIETVSVGTLSASLVHPREVFAPAISHGAAAVVAVHNHPSGDPSPSAEDREATRRLQRAGELLGIPLADHVIVSESSFFSFRESGLL; this is encoded by the coding sequence ATGGACCAGGAGCATCCGCGGGCGAAGCTGGCGCGCCGGGGCCCCGAGGCGCTGACCGACGCCGAGCTGGTCTCCGTGATCCTGAGCGTGACCGCGCGCCGCGCCGAATCGATCGTGAAGGAAGGAGGCGGCCGTGGCCGGGAGGCCGCCCTCGAGGAGTACGCCAAGCGCCGCCGGGCCTTCGACCCGCGGCCGGTGGTCGACGGGGCGCGCGCCGCCGCGGGCCTCGTGCCCTCCGAGGCGCGCTGCGCCCGCAAGGAGCACTTCCTGGTCCTGTGCCTCAACGCCCGGCGCCAGCTCCTGCGCATCGAGACGGTCTCGGTGGGGACCCTGTCGGCGAGCCTCGTCCATCCGCGCGAGGTGTTCGCTCCCGCCATCTCGCACGGAGCGGCGGCCGTCGTCGCGGTCCACAACCATCCCTCCGGCGATCCGTCGCCTTCCGCCGAGGACCGGGAGGCGACGCGCCGCCTGCAGCGCGCCGGGGAGCTGCTCGGCATACCGCTGGCCGACCACGTGATCGTGTCCGAGTCTTCTTTCTTCAGTTTCCGGGAAAGCGGCCTTCTGTGA
- a CDS encoding RNA polymerase sigma factor: protein MDWDALIDATANKAYCFAMGLCGNEEDAKELVQEAFAKAMDRIGTHDPSMPFEAWFLTVLKHLYLDGTKRYEKRHGQSLDLPIDESGLTVADGIADIRETSLLERLEREENAKLVRRAMRALTPDARAVLMMIDLEGLGYEQAAAAMGCPLNTLRSRIVRARTALKERLLALEVTL from the coding sequence ATGGACTGGGACGCCCTCATCGACGCGACGGCGAATAAGGCCTATTGCTTCGCCATGGGCCTGTGCGGCAACGAGGAGGACGCCAAGGAGCTCGTCCAGGAGGCTTTCGCCAAGGCCATGGACCGCATCGGCACCCACGACCCGTCCATGCCCTTCGAGGCCTGGTTTTTGACCGTCTTGAAGCATCTTTACCTGGACGGGACGAAGCGCTACGAGAAGCGGCACGGTCAGTCGCTGGACCTGCCGATCGACGAGTCGGGGCTGACGGTGGCCGATGGGATCGCGGACATACGGGAGACGTCGCTTCTCGAACGCCTGGAGCGCGAGGAGAACGCGAAGCTGGTGCGCCGCGCGATGCGGGCTCTCACCCCGGACGCCCGGGCGGTCCTGATGATGATCGATCTGGAAGGGCTCGGCTACGAACAGGCGGCCGCGGCGATGGGCTGCCCGTTGAACACCCTGCGCTCGCGCATCGTGCGCGCGCGCACGGCGCTGAAGGAACGACTGCTGGCCCTGGAGGTCACCCTATGA
- a CDS encoding HAMP domain-containing histidine kinase, with product MDATQPQWEDLVIREAPKSGLEPAKPAAKNHVPTALRRPDSKVQAAYLAHELRAPVTSIRLGLEILSEQIETKLQADEKQMLSLAIRNTMRLEGLVNDIMDYSKIAAGKLAIVKEPCDARTMVDDAADSLRAMATAKGVKINKDFAPLLPRCAAESRRVVQVLMNLISNAIKFTPARGTVTVTVAEGKYEHAGTLLFKVKDTGCGIAHDELEKIFGMFEQASGSQARQAQGTGLGLTLARAMVELHGGRIWAESWKGSGSTFCFTVPIATVDMVRPVEVYAEPLQLHGLLLDVARRLNAFVAMFV from the coding sequence ATGGACGCGACACAGCCGCAGTGGGAAGACCTGGTGATCCGCGAGGCTCCGAAGTCCGGACTGGAGCCCGCGAAGCCCGCCGCCAAGAACCACGTCCCCACGGCCCTCCGCCGCCCCGACTCGAAGGTCCAGGCCGCCTATCTGGCCCACGAGCTCCGCGCGCCGGTGACCTCCATCCGCCTCGGCCTCGAGATCCTCTCGGAGCAGATCGAGACCAAGCTCCAGGCCGACGAGAAGCAGATGCTTTCCTTGGCGATCCGCAACACGATGCGTCTCGAAGGTCTCGTCAACGACATCATGGATTACAGCAAGATCGCGGCCGGCAAGCTCGCGATCGTCAAGGAACCCTGTGACGCCCGGACGATGGTCGACGACGCCGCCGACTCGCTTCGCGCCATGGCCACCGCCAAGGGCGTGAAGATCAACAAGGACTTCGCGCCGCTGCTGCCGCGCTGCGCGGCGGAGAGCCGCCGCGTCGTCCAGGTCCTGATGAACCTGATCTCCAACGCGATCAAGTTCACGCCCGCCCGCGGCACGGTGACGGTCACCGTCGCCGAGGGCAAGTACGAGCACGCCGGGACCTTGCTCTTCAAGGTCAAGGACACGGGCTGCGGCATCGCCCACGACGAGCTCGAGAAGATCTTCGGGATGTTCGAGCAGGCCTCCGGCTCCCAGGCGCGCCAGGCGCAGGGCACCGGCCTCGGCCTGACCCTGGCGCGCGCGATGGTCGAGCTCCACGGCGGGCGCATCTGGGCCGAGTCCTGGAAGGGCTCGGGCTCGACCTTCTGCTTCACCGTCCCGATCGCGACCGTCGACATGGTCCGCCCCGTCGAGGTCTACGCGGAGCCGCTCCAGCTCCACGGCCTGCTGCTCGACGTCGCCCGCCGCCTCAACGCCTTCGTGGCGATGTTCGTCTAG
- a CDS encoding PAS domain-containing protein, which translates to MATALLKETDFRALFEGAPDLYLVLTPDHRIVAASDAYLRATMTRREDILGRDLFDVFPDNPADPRGCGVERIRRALEEVVRERREETVPVLKYDIRRPESAGGGFEERYWRPRFTPILDADGKLSFIIHRGEDVTEFVRLKRRSVEDLEKEIAERTAQLQASVAYLEAFSHTIAHDLRAPLRALEGYSRILLNRLAGSASRETTEILHRIRRAALWMDRLTQDVLNYSRIAREDGALTRVDLDGVVASVLEHYAGMLEGASVRVHGPLPPVLGQESLLSQCVANLLDNGLKFVPLGRKAEVEIGAEEREGKVRLWVADNGIGVEPGFRDKIFLPFERLHPKGGRAGTGIGLAVVKLAAERMRGTVGFESEPGQGSRFWLELESAT; encoded by the coding sequence GTGGCCACCGCCCTTTTGAAGGAGACCGACTTCCGCGCCCTGTTCGAGGGGGCGCCGGACCTCTATCTGGTCCTGACTCCGGACCACCGGATCGTCGCCGCGAGCGACGCCTACCTGCGCGCGACGATGACGCGGCGCGAGGACATCCTCGGGCGGGACCTCTTCGACGTCTTCCCGGACAACCCCGCCGACCCCCGGGGCTGCGGGGTCGAACGCATCCGCCGCGCCTTGGAGGAGGTCGTGAGGGAGCGGCGGGAGGAGACGGTGCCCGTCCTGAAGTACGACATCCGACGGCCTGAATCCGCGGGCGGGGGCTTCGAGGAGCGCTACTGGAGGCCGCGCTTCACTCCGATCCTGGACGCCGACGGGAAGCTCTCCTTCATCATCCACCGCGGCGAGGACGTGACCGAGTTCGTGCGCCTCAAGCGGCGGAGCGTGGAGGATCTGGAGAAGGAGATCGCCGAGCGCACCGCCCAGCTCCAAGCCAGCGTCGCCTATCTCGAGGCCTTCTCGCACACGATCGCCCACGACCTCCGGGCGCCGCTGCGGGCCCTGGAGGGCTATTCGCGGATCCTGCTCAATCGTCTCGCCGGTTCGGCCTCGCGCGAGACGACGGAGATCCTGCACCGCATCAGGCGCGCGGCCCTGTGGATGGACCGCCTGACGCAGGACGTCTTGAACTACAGCCGCATCGCCCGCGAGGACGGGGCTCTGACCCGCGTCGACCTCGACGGGGTCGTGGCCTCCGTCCTCGAGCACTACGCCGGCATGCTGGAGGGCGCGTCCGTCCGCGTCCACGGCCCCCTGCCGCCCGTCCTCGGACAGGAGTCGCTGCTGAGCCAGTGCGTCGCCAACCTCCTCGACAACGGGCTCAAATTCGTCCCCTTGGGACGGAAAGCGGAGGTGGAGATCGGAGCGGAGGAGCGCGAGGGGAAGGTCCGGCTCTGGGTCGCCGACAACGGGATCGGCGTCGAGCCCGGCTTCCGCGACAAGATCTTCCTGCCCTTCGAACGGCTGCACCCCAAGGGCGGCCGCGCGGGGACCGGGATCGGCTTGGCCGTCGTCAAGCTGGCGGCCGAGCGCATGCGCGGGACCGTCGGATTCGAGTCGGAGCCGGGGCAGGGCAGCCGTTTTTGGCTGGAGCTGGAGTCCGCGACGTGA
- a CDS encoding response regulator, translating to MPAGSAVLIAEDNEDDRYLLTEALRIAGVGHPVRFVEDGRQAVAYLSGTGAFADRTRFPLPGLVVLDYKMPFMNGIEVLQWIRASDMKRLPVIILSASSLPGDVERAYDLGVNSYLMKPSSIETLAGLVKALSAYWLTFNEYPRVP from the coding sequence ATGCCCGCCGGCTCCGCCGTCCTGATCGCGGAGGACAACGAGGACGACCGCTATCTCCTGACCGAGGCCCTCCGCATCGCCGGGGTCGGCCATCCGGTGCGGTTCGTCGAGGACGGCCGGCAAGCGGTGGCCTACCTCTCCGGGACCGGCGCCTTCGCGGACCGGACGAGGTTCCCGCTGCCCGGCCTCGTCGTGCTCGACTACAAGATGCCGTTCATGAACGGGATCGAAGTCCTGCAATGGATCCGCGCCTCGGACATGAAGCGGCTGCCGGTGATCATACTGAGCGCGTCCTCCTTGCCCGGCGACGTCGAGCGCGCCTACGACCTGGGCGTGAACTCGTATCTCATGAAGCCCTCGTCGATCGAGACCCTCGCGGGCCTGGTGAAGGCCCTGAGCGCCTATTGGCTGACGTTCAACGAGTACCCGCGCGTGCCTTAA